One region of Mucilaginibacter gotjawali genomic DNA includes:
- a CDS encoding NRAMP family divalent metal transporter, giving the protein MKQETEIAAKVKGFWRKLGPGLVTGAADDDPSGIATYSQTGAQFGYGQLWTALYMLPLMIAVQEACARIGLVTGKGITTIVREQYSKGVLYAVVGLVVVANTINIGADLGAMAAAAQLLVPAPFILLTLFFTTVILLLEVFTNYRVYAKILKWLALTLLAYPITVFIVNQPWATILKATVIPHFEFSFAFLFIITGVLGTTISPYMFFWESSQEVEEDKEKN; this is encoded by the coding sequence ATGAAACAAGAAACCGAGATTGCCGCAAAAGTTAAAGGTTTTTGGCGAAAGCTCGGCCCTGGCCTGGTAACAGGGGCAGCAGATGACGATCCTTCGGGAATAGCCACTTATTCACAAACGGGCGCCCAATTTGGTTATGGCCAATTATGGACAGCCCTTTACATGCTCCCTTTAATGATCGCAGTTCAGGAAGCCTGCGCGCGGATTGGGCTGGTAACAGGTAAAGGGATAACCACCATTGTTAGGGAGCAATACAGCAAGGGCGTTTTATATGCGGTTGTTGGGCTGGTTGTTGTAGCTAATACCATTAATATTGGCGCCGACCTTGGCGCCATGGCTGCAGCCGCACAATTGCTGGTTCCTGCCCCGTTTATTTTGCTCACCTTATTTTTCACCACTGTAATTTTATTGCTCGAAGTATTTACCAATTACCGGGTATATGCTAAAATATTGAAATGGCTGGCGCTTACCCTGCTGGCCTATCCTATCACTGTGTTTATTGTAAATCAGCCCTGGGCGACTATTCTAAAGGCCACGGTTATCCCCCACTTTGAATTTTCTTTTGCTTTTCTTTTCATAATCACCGGTGTTTTAGGTACGACCATTTCGCCGTACATGTTTTTTTGGGAATCATCACAGGAAGTAGAAGAAGACAAAGAAAAAAATTAA